The following is a genomic window from Malus sylvestris chromosome 12, drMalSylv7.2, whole genome shotgun sequence.
AATTAATCCTTCTTGAATACAATTCAAGTCTGCTCCTGAGTCAATCAAAGCAATTATGTCTAGATGAAAgtcttcaattattattttgattttagAATACCATTTCTGGATTCTTATCTTGTCTAGAAGTCCTAAGATTAAATTTTCTACTGATTTTTCTTCAGACGGAGAGTCTGAATTTTGACTTGAGGAAGAACCATTGTGTTCTTCATCATTATTATTGACAAGTATTTGTGTTTGGACTCTACTGAGATGTGTACAAATTTCTAGGTTCTCTGATTTTAGAAACCTAATTTCATCTTTGATTTTATTGACTTCTCTTTGTAGATCCTTAACTGTAATTTCCTTTTTAGACTTATTGAACCTTTCTAAAGTTGTGCTAAggcttattttttgggaaacttgGGGTTGATTGGTATTGGCTTCTTCTTGGGAGACTAATTTCTTAAGCTTTTTTAAGTAAAATGATTTCAATTCTGGATCATCTACTTTACTCATTAATTCGATAAGAAgattttcttgttcttcttatTTATTGAGGACTAAAATCTTTTTACAACAAGTATCAATGCATCATATTTTAATGTCGGGGATGAAAGACTACTTGAGAAATTGTTGGAAGAAGACGAATTAGAACTTAAATCATCTTCGGATTGACTATGGTATATGTCCCTTAATTCTAACACTTGAATTAGCTGTAGTTTCTCTTCTTCAGAGATTTTCAGTTGGCTAATTGTTTTCTTAACTCGACATTTATTTGCATAATGACCGAATTTGTCACACTTGTAGCAATTTCCattttgttcttggtttttgGATTGGAATTTTCCTGAGGGTTTCTTTTTCCACATGCTGGACTTgggtttttcataaaatttattcatttcaaaattcttgtttttgaatttgttatatTTGGGATGTTTCTTACTGGAATACCTATTTAGGTGTCTATTTGGATACCTATTGTAGGcttctgatttttttctttttgttggatgGAGCAATAGGAGATAATCCGTATTGTTCATGTAATGTTGATTTGTCTTTATTCACTTGTTTTGAAGTTTTCATATCAATACACATTTTCAATCCTTCATTCTGGATAATATGAATAATATTTTCATAAGTAAGGGTATGATAGGTATCATTCCTTCATCGTTGACTAAAACATTCCTAATTTTGTGGGCGAAAAGGTTTGGTAATCCATTgatgaatttttctttccaaaatggttgattactatcttctcTAAGCATGATTCTGGACATAAACATGTCTTTATACCACCTGAAGTCACTTAAGGTTGGACATCTTAGATTGCTAAGTTGGTCATGAATTCTGGATGTGACATTACTGGGTGTACCTATGAAATGTTCTATGATGGTAAAGAGTAAGGTGTTGATTGCATCTAGGACTCCTTGTCATATATGCTCATGAAAGATGGGTGTtccattttcatcttttttaactgcatgtttaatttcattttgtgatTGTTCAATGAGATGTTTTTCCCACCAGGAATGAAGCATTCCTGTAAATCCAGTGAACAAAAGGTCGACAACTTGGGTTTGGCTAAGATTATGATTGGTAATATAACTATTAGCAACCACAGAGATGTGTTGTAATTTGTTTAAAAGTTCTTGTTCTAATAACCCATCTATATTCCATTCATATAGTTTATCAGTCGAAACTAAGAATTGATTTTGGATATTTCGTTCCTCAAATTGAATATCCGGAGTTATTGGTCTTGGATACCAATTTTCGATAAGAGTTGTTGGGTTGACTCGTTTATTTGTGATTCTTTTGAGTTcaaggttttgaaaagcttgttcTACCTTCCTAATGGAGTCTGTTTTGGTTTCATTTTCTGAATCCCATATTGTAGAAATTGTTTTTACATGAGACTCATCTAGATGTTGTAAAACATTGactgttttttcttgttttaattcttgtaacaTTTGGTCTATTTTTTTGACTTGTGGAAATTGTTTTCAAAGCGATTATGCTAGAAGAAGACTCTGGGAAGTTGACTAAGGGTTTTTCCCTACGTGTTGGTTTTGGTTGGGaaagtttgtttatttttgtttcaattttgtcTAACTGTTTTCCTATGGTGTGTAAACTTTGGTTTGtgaaattgttttgtttgatgacTGGCTTGACTGctgcatcttctttggaagtttGAAAGGAGTAGCTGGTATTTGGGTGTTTGCAGTGGAAATTAAAATAGTTTCTTGTGGGGGATGACTAGAGGAAACTAAGATTGTATCTTCTTTAAcccaattttctttggtgatGACCTCTAATTTGTTTTCAGGTTCATAATACTTTTTCAACAAAATCGAAGAAAATTACTTCAAATTTGTGCTTTTTCATTAAATTGGTCCACTTATTCAAATCTGTgctttttcatgaaattggtcCACTTATTGTAAatgtccaattttttttcttttgtatacTTATTATGGAAAATGTCTCAACGGGGAATATTTTCTATAGCTTCGATGTCAGCATTAAGTTTCTTCCATCAAATCTTGAATGGTTTATTTAAGACTAGTAATTGATGGTTGACTTGACTTGCTTCAAAGTCTGAAGTTGTTGGAGAATTTTGCTCTCCTTGATTTTGGGTATTGGGTTGATAAACGGGATGAGTGACTTGAGAGGTtgtttctattgattttagcTTGATATTAATCAAGTCATTGATTAATTCTTGTTGGGTGACAGTTGAACTTGTTTCTACTGCCTTTAACTTTTTGttgattaatgaattaattaaatcTTGATCCTGACCTACCATACTGGCAGATGTGGATCCAGAAAAAGCATTCCTACTGGTGTTAGGGATCTGTGTGACTGGGGAAATTCTTGCAGGTGAGCATTTGATTTCCTGGCTGGTCGGTCAAAGTTGATTTTAACTGTTCCATCAAAATATTGTTCTATGTTGACTAGGTTAAGTAGACTATTTTGAATATTGACTAGTTTGCTTTCGTTAATCAAACACCAATCTGAAGGTAGACTGATATCTGACCACCTAATGGTTCTGGGTATTTTGATGTTAGCATTTTCTTGGTTTGTTTGGATTAAGAGTGTATGGTCTCTAGGACTTTTGACTAAGGCCTGGAAATTCATGTTTGTTCCTGTAACCTTGTAATAGACTCTAAAAATTAGAGTTAATGGTTGGACTCCTTCAAGGACTTGGTATCCTAAagtttttatgtttaatgtgaGTGCTTTCAGCATGTGGGGGTCTGAAAGACATATAGTGAGATCTGAGAAACAATCAAAATGAATAGGTCCATTGTAAAGGCTTGATTTGATCATTCCAAGTATACTATCACTGAAGTCAATGAATCTTGCATCTCGgagacataataaaatagagGTATTAAGGCTTCTTCTTGTTAAGGGTTTGACTGCTATTTGGACTAAACCTATATGAATGTAATTGTAACCATCTTTTCTGTGAGTTCTTATTTGTTCAGGTGTAAATAATTGACAAGTTTCATGTTCTTTGCTAAGAGTATATGCCTTTTCAACTGTTTTGACATGGTGTTCACTTCTAAAAAAGGCTACTGaccatttctttttataaatatttttaattgaaaccTTGGGaatattccaatctccaaagtcAACATTGTCATCTGtttgaaattctaatttttgttcttcatttaccACATCTGGAATTGTTCCTAGACTGGATCTAGAGCTAGTGTTGGCCATTGAATTAGATCTAAATAATCTACTCATATTGCTCAAAATACAGGCTTACAAAACAGAAATCCTATTGGCTTACCTTCCTCGAGTATTTGCTAAACTCCTTCTCCGCTCATGCGATCCGCTCATGCCAATTCTATGGACTTATTGTTTGGAACACGCCTTACTGTTTGGGTTGAGAGTTAAACAAGACAGCTTAGAAGGtgaacaaacaaaataaactaaattgaaaggTGGAAAATGAACAATAAAGACGATTAAAGAGATAATAACTCAATTACCACTCacttggctctaataccaaataaCGCGGAACTAATGATAATAAAAACGGTGAGGATGATTATACCAACGACAATGATGATTAGGGTTGAATGAACTGTTGAATGAGTTGTTAATTGAATTATGTGGAACTTGATATGGTAGATAACCAGGATTAAAGATACCATGAAACCAATTGTTATAAACAAATAGAAAGAATTGAACAAATGATTGATCGGTGTTTACCTTGAATTTGAGATACTCGATGAATTGACTGTGAGTAAGAATTTTATGCTATTCAAAATCAATTGTTAGGAAAATATTCTTCATAgtgaaaataatgaatttaaagTAATGATGCAGATATatttgaaaataagttttattAAACTTACATAGAAACTTACAATTGATTTACTGACGATTGAGTCAGAAAATgggaaaataatatatatatatatatatattagaaaaaTGTACTCACGTTTTGGTGAAATAactttttggttagttttcatGAACATACGTacccatgtatatatatatacacacacacatgcatacaATATATTGGAGAATAtaatttatctttaatatttttttatcccatacattatgggttttatttaaaatctcattaatataaataagtacaatttttttttaatttaaaaattagaaatacatgattacattaatgtcaaggacttcgatcaaaaactgaaaatcacaaaggtttcaatcaaagaacattgatagttagggaccgcatcgAAGTCTCCCAATCTAATATTAGTATTAATgacattttttattgtttgataCAAGCAGGAATCTAGCCAATATTTCCACAAGCTACCACACACTAGAGAGAGGCATCAAATGGTATCTTATTATCAAATAACAAGTCGTTTCCTTGAGGATCGGTGCTCATTCTAATCActcaacaagaaaaagaaaagaaaaataagcaaGGCTAAACTATAAGTACATGACAATTTATAAAGAGAAAATCTTACATGACAACAAGTTTGTATTCCTAACtaaaaagtataaaaacaaagaaatctcAATGCATAGGTCCAGTACTAATCCTAGGAGAGCCCAAAATAATAGGCACAATGATAGGAGCATGCGATTTGAGAGATAGAGAGACATGTAAGTAGGTAAAACAGATGGGCACGTAAAGGTTGTGGCCATGAATATTAAGGTTTTGACATTCTAGTTTGAGACAAGCACTTTTTATCTATAGCAGCTAGCAGTGATTCCTATGGACTAGTCCAGCCTGTTAGGGAGAGGACTATGTGGGCAAGAACAACTACGTTATCTCGTTTTTTGAATTCGCATTAGAGACAGACGGTGCACTCTTTCGAGaaacaattaaaaagaaaaatgcattGGTGGAAAATCTTAAGTcgtttaaatataaaaataattcatGTCCGTTcaacgtaaaaaaaaaaaaaaacaaaaaacaagggCACATGGAAACCCATTGTGAATTAGGGTTCTGTCATTTATTCtcttcaaacaaacaaaacaaaaaattcttTTATTCCCACGCATGCATCCAAATATGTATGTTAGTTTTTGTATGACTTAACATTTTTTAGTGCAAACACATCTCATCCGGAAACCAGCACATTTGCCTCCCATAAATCCCTCTTTTTTGCATGTAGTTGCACAATTGCTTGACCGAAAGCAAATACCTCGGTATTTATGGCTCGGAGACTCACAAATCTTGGATGACTTCTCATTCTTTGACGACTCCTCTTTTGTCTTTCCCTCAGCAACCATTGGCCCCGTTCCTGCCAAACATGCATCAATATATCAAAGTATCAAACCACATACATGATTTTATAAAATTCTGGTTTTCCTTTTTATCAACCGGAGAAGGAATATTCGAATTCAGAATTTCTTTGACACATATAAATACTGTTATATCTTCGGTTAGGTATAAAGATCAAATTAAGATAATGAAAGAGAAAGATACCAATAGCCACCAAAAGCAAGATGAGAATGAAGACAGTTGAAAACAAACGCCCGGAACGCTCCATCTTGATTTTGTGggggatgtgtgtgtgtgtttgtgcaCGCGTGTGAAATATGTACAAGTGAGATAAAGAGGGAATCGTTGATTCAAAGAATTAACCTTGAAGGTCCTTATATAGAGTTGGTATGAAAAAAATTAAGTGTATTTCCTTAAAAGGCGTTCCTTGATAAAAATAGCGAGTTTAGGGAAAACTTTCAGCTCCGAGAGACAAGAACAAAACCCTATTTTGGCTCATCATTCATCCTACATTTGAGGAGAGACAATGGCTCTTTTATTCCTCCCTTAAATTGAAATATTCCTTTTTGAGGTTACAAATGAGGAGTTCGTGAATCTTTAACCTATTTGTACATATCACCCTACTCACCCACACCACTAGACAACCCAGTTGAAATTGAAATATTACATTGTTGAAATGCCCCCTACATTTTCCCTATCATAGTTGtctctttctgttttttttgttttttatttttgttttacatAATGCTAAAATATTTGGAAATTTTCAGGGCCTTGTGGTGGCTGTAGCTCCTAGGTTAGGCTTGTTTGTTGGACTCAGACCTGCTCATTGTGAGGTAAGTTTTTGTTTGATGCTTGGCCGTCCTAGCCTCTGTAGACTTAGCAAAATCTTAAGCAGTCCATTAAACATAATTAATAATGTGTTAACTCAAACATCAGACAATTACTAGACAGATTAAATTATTGTTTTGATCTAAGATTATTGTTGAACCATTTGATACGATCACTTAAACGAGTGAACTTATGATTGGCTAGCATTCCACATGAACACCAAATAAAATGACAACACTATTAGTTGATACACATCGTGTACTAAGAAACATCGGTTTTTAAACTGTACACCTCCAATTTATAGTTATCAACAACTTCAATTAttcactcatttcttttttgGTCGAAAGGAGCATTCCTTAATTAAGTAGAAAATGTTACACCAATCCAAACGGAAAACAAAAGTAACCCAAAGTAAATTGGGGGGAATCAAATACATAAAGCCCAGCCCAATAAGCAAACTAgcacaaattaaaaccctaatccCTAATTTCCAAAC
Proteins encoded in this region:
- the LOC126593725 gene encoding defensin Ec-AMP-D1-like, yielding MERSGRLFSTVFILILLLVAIGTGPMVAEGKTKEESSKNEKSSKICESPSHKYRGICFRSSNCATTCKKEGFMGGKCAGFRMRCVCTKKC